From Cellulomonas dongxiuzhuiae, the proteins below share one genomic window:
- the recC gene encoding exodeoxyribonuclease V subunit gamma, producing the protein MTTTGHARAQGSPGLLRVHTSERADVLVDALADVLADVPPGVDPFAREVVAVPTRGVERWVAQRLSHRLGAGPDGEAGVCARIDFDPPTRLVRDAVAAATGTERDDDPWEPERLVWHVLRAVDDAVAAGTPWGAPLARHLQDDPGARDAVRAGRRLRLAQRIAGAFAAYAAQRPSLVVAWAAGQDEDGAGAPLPADVAWQAPLWRAVRAAVGAASPAELLADACRVLRAEPDRSDLPPRLSVLGPTRLPQAHVDVLTALALHRDVHLWLPHPSPVLWGRAAAAGPRPGASSPTAPRRADVPTVAVHPLLASAARDATELGVRLTASGARVTHHPAPPPPPTVLGALQAALRADERPATRAAAAEDDRTVQVHACHGRGRQVEVLREALLGLLADDPTLQPRDVVVLCPDVEAFAPLVVAAFGAAATPGEPDDAGGPRGTARPAVHPGRTLRVRVADRAPARTNPLLRVLSALLALAGSRVTASGVVDLAGLPAVRRRFGFDDADTERLRAWALESGVRWGEDQDRRARYGLGAVAQGTWRTATDRLLLGVAMAEEDHRFIGSALPLDDVDSTDVDLAGRFAELVDRSTALLDELEGVRPAGAWFDTLERALVLLTAADPTDAWQEVEARRVLGDARSSAADVDVPLRLPDVVALLDPRLAGRPTRAGFRTGALTVCSMEPMRAVPHRVVCLLGMDDGAFPRSGAPDGDDVLARDPLVGERDRRAEDRQLFLDAVMAAGDHLVVVHSGADERTGAPRPPAVPVGELLDAVDEAVELPRGRTAREALVVHHPLQTVDERNFAPGALGRPGPFSFDDVDRRAAAVAREPRHPRPPLLTAPLPPLDEPVVDLDDLVSALEHPVRAFVRRRLGVLVPGETQDLDDRLPLTLAPLDGWATGDRLLAAVLDGVDLTRAAAAERRRGKVPPGNLGGAALADVATRVAAVADAAVPVLAVPATTVDVTVALPGGRTLTGTVPGVHGDVLVRAVYARLGAKHRLRAWVRLLALAASPGAPAVRGAATVGRGPGSRATAATSWLSPPSAEDARRLLADLLAVRDRAMCAPLPLPVAAAGTYAQRRHGHDDPAGALADAEHTLRDRFEHIDEHHVLAWGDGFTLTAVAGDPGPADRAAWPDEPTLLGALARTVWDTLLTHEGRGPA; encoded by the coding sequence GTGACGACGACGGGGCACGCACGGGCGCAGGGATCCCCCGGCCTGCTGCGCGTGCACACGTCCGAGCGCGCGGACGTCCTGGTGGACGCGCTGGCCGACGTGCTCGCGGACGTCCCGCCGGGCGTCGACCCGTTCGCGCGCGAGGTCGTCGCCGTGCCGACGCGCGGCGTCGAGCGCTGGGTGGCGCAGCGGCTGTCCCACCGGCTCGGTGCCGGGCCGGACGGCGAGGCCGGCGTGTGCGCACGCATCGACTTCGACCCGCCGACGCGGCTCGTGCGCGACGCGGTCGCCGCCGCCACGGGCACGGAACGCGACGACGACCCGTGGGAGCCGGAGCGGCTCGTGTGGCACGTGCTGCGGGCGGTCGACGACGCGGTCGCGGCCGGGACGCCGTGGGGTGCGCCCCTCGCCCGGCACCTGCAGGACGACCCCGGGGCGCGCGACGCCGTGCGGGCCGGGCGGCGCCTGCGCCTCGCGCAGCGGATCGCGGGCGCCTTCGCGGCGTACGCGGCGCAGCGTCCGTCGCTGGTCGTCGCCTGGGCCGCCGGGCAGGACGAGGACGGCGCGGGCGCACCCCTGCCGGCGGACGTCGCGTGGCAGGCGCCGCTGTGGCGCGCGGTGCGGGCAGCGGTCGGCGCGGCGAGCCCGGCCGAGCTGCTCGCCGACGCGTGCCGGGTGCTGCGCGCCGAGCCCGACCGGTCGGACCTGCCGCCGCGGCTCTCGGTGCTCGGCCCGACGCGGCTGCCGCAGGCGCACGTCGACGTGCTGACCGCGCTCGCGCTGCACCGCGACGTGCACCTGTGGCTGCCGCACCCGTCGCCGGTCCTGTGGGGGCGCGCGGCGGCGGCCGGTCCGCGGCCCGGGGCGTCGTCGCCGACGGCGCCCCGCCGCGCCGACGTGCCGACCGTGGCCGTCCACCCGCTGCTCGCGTCGGCCGCGCGCGACGCGACCGAGCTCGGCGTGCGGCTGACCGCGTCCGGCGCGCGGGTCACGCACCACCCGGCGCCGCCCCCGCCGCCGACGGTGCTGGGGGCGCTGCAGGCGGCGCTGCGCGCGGACGAGCGGCCCGCGACCCGCGCGGCGGCGGCCGAGGACGACCGCACGGTCCAGGTCCACGCGTGCCACGGCCGCGGCCGGCAGGTCGAGGTGCTGCGGGAGGCCCTGCTGGGGCTGCTCGCCGACGACCCCACGCTCCAGCCGCGCGACGTCGTCGTGCTGTGCCCGGACGTCGAGGCGTTCGCACCGCTCGTCGTCGCCGCGTTCGGCGCCGCCGCGACGCCGGGCGAGCCGGACGACGCGGGCGGGCCGCGGGGTACCGCACGCCCGGCCGTGCACCCCGGTCGCACGCTGCGCGTCCGCGTGGCCGACCGCGCGCCCGCACGGACCAACCCGTTGCTCCGGGTGCTGTCCGCGCTGCTGGCGCTCGCAGGCTCGCGCGTCACGGCGTCGGGCGTCGTCGACCTCGCCGGGCTGCCCGCGGTGCGTCGGCGCTTCGGGTTCGACGACGCGGACACCGAGCGGCTGCGCGCGTGGGCGCTGGAGTCGGGCGTGCGGTGGGGCGAGGACCAGGACCGCCGCGCACGGTACGGCCTGGGCGCGGTCGCGCAGGGGACGTGGCGCACGGCGACCGACCGCCTGCTGCTGGGTGTCGCGATGGCCGAGGAGGACCACCGGTTCATCGGGTCGGCGCTGCCGCTGGACGACGTGGACAGCACGGACGTGGACCTCGCGGGCCGGTTCGCCGAGCTGGTGGACCGTTCGACCGCGCTGCTCGACGAGCTCGAGGGCGTGCGCCCGGCCGGCGCCTGGTTCGACACGCTGGAGCGCGCGCTCGTCCTGCTCACGGCCGCCGACCCGACGGACGCGTGGCAGGAGGTCGAGGCGCGCCGGGTCCTCGGCGACGCACGCTCGTCGGCCGCGGACGTCGACGTGCCGCTGCGCCTGCCGGACGTCGTCGCGCTGCTCGACCCGCGCCTGGCGGGCCGCCCGACGCGCGCCGGCTTCCGGACGGGCGCCCTGACGGTCTGCTCGATGGAACCCATGCGCGCCGTGCCGCACCGCGTCGTGTGCCTGCTCGGCATGGACGACGGCGCGTTCCCCCGCTCGGGTGCGCCCGACGGTGACGACGTGCTCGCCCGCGACCCCCTCGTCGGCGAGCGCGACCGCCGCGCGGAGGACCGCCAGCTGTTCCTCGACGCCGTCATGGCCGCGGGCGACCACCTCGTGGTCGTGCACAGCGGCGCCGACGAGCGCACCGGCGCACCCCGTCCGCCGGCCGTACCCGTGGGTGAGCTGCTCGACGCGGTCGACGAGGCGGTCGAGCTGCCCCGTGGCCGCACGGCGCGCGAGGCTCTCGTGGTGCACCACCCGCTGCAGACGGTCGACGAGCGCAACTTCGCACCCGGCGCCCTGGGGCGGCCCGGCCCGTTCAGCTTCGACGACGTGGACCGCCGTGCCGCGGCCGTCGCGCGCGAGCCCCGCCACCCGCGACCGCCGCTGCTCACGGCACCGCTGCCCCCGCTCGACGAGCCTGTGGTGGACCTCGACGACCTCGTGTCCGCGCTCGAGCACCCGGTCCGGGCGTTCGTCCGACGCCGGCTGGGCGTGCTGGTGCCGGGCGAGACGCAGGACCTCGACGACCGGCTGCCGTTGACGCTCGCCCCGCTCGACGGGTGGGCCACGGGCGACCGGCTGCTCGCGGCGGTGCTCGACGGCGTCGACCTGACCCGGGCGGCGGCGGCCGAGCGCCGCCGCGGCAAGGTGCCGCCCGGCAACCTCGGGGGCGCGGCGCTCGCTGACGTCGCGACGCGCGTCGCGGCCGTCGCGGACGCCGCCGTCCCGGTGCTCGCGGTCCCGGCCACGACCGTCGACGTCACGGTCGCGCTGCCGGGCGGACGCACCCTGACCGGCACGGTCCCCGGCGTGCACGGGGACGTGCTGGTCCGCGCGGTGTACGCGCGGCTCGGCGCCAAGCACCGGTTGCGCGCGTGGGTCCGGCTGCTGGCGCTGGCCGCGAGCCCGGGGGCGCCCGCGGTTCGCGGGGCGGCGACCGTGGGGCGGGGCCCGGGGTCACGCGCCACGGCGGCGACCTCGTGGCTGTCGCCGCCGTCCGCCGAGGACGCGCGGCGCCTGCTCGCGGACCTCCTCGCCGTGCGCGACCGCGCGATGTGCGCACCGCTCCCGCTGCCCGTGGCGGCCGCGGGCACCTACGCGCAACGGCGGCACGGGCACGACGACCCGGCGGGTGCGCTGGCCGATGCGGAGCACACGCTGCGGGACCGGTTCGAGCACATCGACGAGCACCACGTGCTCGCGTGGGGCGACGGGTTCACGCTCACGGCCGTGGCGGGTGACCCGGGGCCGGCGGACCGCGCCGCGTGGCCCGACGAGCCGACGCTGCTCGGTGCGCTCGCGCGCACGGTGTGGGACACCCTCCTGACGCACGAGGGACGGGGGCCCGCGTGA